CTGGAGAAATCGGTCATATGATCGTGGAAAAAGGCGGCCTGCCGTGCCCTTGCGGAAATCAAGGCTGCTGGGAGCTGTATGCGTCGGAACGGGCGTTAATCAGAGCATTGAACGATAAAGGCGTTCCTATTGACTGTTTAACCACAATAGATGATTCCGTTTGGCAGGATCATCCTGAGCTTTTGACAAGGTTCCTCGATTACTTGGCGATTGGACTAAATAACATCATTAACATCTTCAATCCGCAAATTACAATTTTGAACAGCGAGTTCCTCCTCCATCACCAGGAACTGCTCGAACACCTGAAACAACGTTTGACATCTAAGATTAATAATTATGATGCGATTCTTACGTCTACACTGGGTAAGGATGCCTGTTCCTTGGGAGGAGCCATGCTCGCGTTAAAAAATTACTATCAGGTAGAAACGCTGAACTTGAAGGCCTATAACTATTTTTAATCCAGGACGCTGACATATGGAGGTGGCTGACGTTACAGGAGAACTGCCCGACATTCCCATAAGCGGATCCATAAAAAAGCCAGCCGTTCAGGCTGACTTTTTTTGCTATAAAGTCTTCTTAAATACAAAACTAACTTGATCATAGCCCATTTTATCCATGTAAAACCGGTGGGCGTCTTTGCGCTGGAGACCGGATGAAAGAGCCACACTCTCATACCCTTCTCCAACAGCCCAGTGATGGACGGCGTTTAACAGCTTCTCGCCACAGCCTTTCGAACGGTGCTTTTCGTCCGTCACCAAGTCACACACCCACACGAATCGTCCATAGTAGAGTGTCGTCATCGGTTTCACTCCCGCAACGGCCACGAGCTTTTCGTCTTCCATCCACGCAAAAAGACGGTAGCGGTCCACTCGCTGCGCTTCTGTCACCAAATCGAGGTAAGCGGATTCGGTAAGATGAGTCCGGAGCTGTTTCATGACGGGAAAAGCAGCGATAATCTCCTGTTTGGAAACCAATTCTTTCACCTTCATCCTCCTTATCTCAAATAGCCGCCATTGTTCAGATCGAACGTCGCACCAGTATAGTGCCTGGCCTTCTCCGACAAAAGAAAAACGACCGTATCTGCCACATCCTCAGGAAGAACCGGCGTATCAATCAGTTCACTTGCCAAATACTCCTCCACTCTCCATGCAGGGATTTGGCTCATCATCGGCGTCTGAACGATGGTCGGGGCAACTGCGTTAACCCGGATGTACGGAGAGTAATTGATCGCACAGCTTTTTGTTAAGCCGATCAAAGCGGCTTTCGAGAGACCGTAAATGGCATCCGTGCTGCCGTCCAAAGCGGATACACTCGACAGGTTGACGATCGATCCTCTCCGCTTCGACTCAAATAGACATTTACCGAAGAACTTGGAAAAATACACCGCCCCTTTAATATTGATATCAAGCACGCGGTCTATTTCCTCCGGTTCATATTGCATAATGTTTTTTGCAAGATAAATGCCGGCATTGTTGACTAAACCGTTCGTATCTGGATGTTCTTCTGTAACGTACTCAAAGAACTTCTCCACATCTTCATATTTACTTATATCCAGTCGATAGGTATACAGACGTTCCTTACCTCCCATGGATTGTTTCAAATCATACAATGCGTCCTCCTTGATATCACAAGCAATGACGGCGGTCTGTTCCTGAAGACAATGGTTAACAATTGCCTTTCCGATTCCGGAGGCAGCACCAGTGACAATGACTTTTCCACTATTCCACACACGTTCCATCTCCTACTCCTGTATGTAATAAATTATCAAAATTGGTAAACACCATCATTATACTATCTCCAAAATTGGTTTACATTTATTTTTCTGAAAAATATTTCAGGAAAATATATCCTATTAATCTTAATGAAGAGAGCATCTTCCTTAAAAAGCTCAAACGACGAGTGGAAAGAGCCCATTCATAATGAGAAGAACAGCTATATCTAAATAGTAGTTCTGCAGAAAACAGGATTTATAAATGAAAGACATTAAAAGACCGTCCTCTCATATCAGGAAGACGGTACATAGTTTATAATTTAATGGCTCGAATAACCGTTTTCTCCGGCACCTATCTTTTTTTATTGTTGAGGGGTAAAGGTGACCAGCCTGCTGTTTTTTAAATCTGCAACCAGTATGTCTCCGTTTGGAAGAACAGTAATATCATGCGGGATTTTCATTGCTCCTTGACCAGACCCCCATTCACCAAACCGTTCTAAAATTAGGCCTTGTTGATTCATGATGACAACTTGATTGGATCCTTTCCCTCCATTCTCATATAATTCATTCCCGCCGTCAGCAATATAAATCTTGCCATCTGAACCTGCATCAATACCAAAAGGCCGTCCCAGTTCGTCCTGGGTCCAGGTTTCTATATAATTCCCATCCTTCGCAAAAACCTGTACTCTCGCATTGCTCCGATCAGCTACATAGATGCGTCCATTTTCATCATGTGTGATACCGTGAGGAAGATGAAATTCCCCAGATTTCGTTCCCCTTTCATTACGTTCCCACTCAAGTTTTCCATTTTTATCAAACTTAACAATCCTGTTGTTACGGTACCCATCGCTGACCACGAAAGATCCGTCGTCCATAACGGTAACATCCGTCGGGCGAGCAAACGTGTACGCATCCATTCCAGTAGGAAATCCCGGAAGAACGTTACGTATGCGGAGAGCAGATTCCATATAAAACGGGTAATCAGAACCAAATGTCCGTATCATTTCCCCACTAGAATTGAATTGAAAAACTTTGTTTTGGAGAATATCTGTAATCCAAACATTATCCTTGGAATCGATCTCAATTCCATGAGGAGACTGAAATATGTTTCTCCCCCATCTTTCCTTCACTTCCTTCGTCTTTCCGTCAAGTACGATAACAGCAGGTTCTTCTACTAAGGACTTGTCACCAAAAGAAGAGCTTCCCCGATGTAAGTAATAAATATCTCCCTTTGAGTTGACGGCAACTCCGCTGGCCTCTCCCGCAAGCTGTTTGTCGCTCTCTGTTCTCGGCCATAATACCTCGTTATCATAGAAAGAAGCAGCCTCTTTTGGTTCAATAGATCTTTTGTATATAGGTTCTATATTTCCCATTCCCCACCATAGGAAAACGGCACATATAGAAATAACTAGAATGATAATGTATCTTTTCATTTTTTCTCCCCCTGTCTTTTCCCCTTACCTACTTTAGCGGGCCAAAGAGAATATTACGACAGGCTGCGGTTTTAATTTATCTAGGACCAGAGACGTAAAAAGAAGAGAGCGGATTCCTCTATTTCTAAGGAAACCGCTCTCTTCTTTATTTCACCGGCACCCGGCCAGTCACTTTCACCACTTTTCCCGTCTCACTCGCTTCCAGGGCGGACAGGATCACTTGCAATGATTTTCTACCTTCTTCCCCGGTAATCAAAGGTTCACGATCATGAAGGATGGAGTCAACGAAATGATCGATTACATGGGTCGTCGTCTGACCGCCTTCCTCATTCGTCTGGATTTTATCCAGTTCGAAGTTCAGGACTTCTCCGTTCTTGTAGCGGATTCGGAAGGAATAGTCCGGGTCGTTCTCAAGCTCCATGACCCCCTTCTCGCCGTATAAGACGGTAGCATTGTCCCCGCCGGCAACGTAGGACCAGCTGGCAGTCAGTGTCCCGATGATACCACTGTCCATCTTCAGGATACAGACGGCGTTATCATCCACTTCGGTGTTCTCTTTGGCAGTCGTCTGGACGAATGCACTTATTTCATCGACTTCACCGAGCAGGTAGCGGATCAGGTCCGCTTTATGGACGCCGAGGTCCCCCATCGCGCCGACGAACGCTTTCTCTTTATCGAAGAACCAGCTGTCTGCGCCGTCGATGCTCCAATTTTCCGGACCGCCGTGGCCGAAGGTCGTCCGGAAGCTGTAGATTCTGCCGAGCTCTCCGTCCTCAAGCATCTGCTTCGCTTTCTGGTGCGAAGCGACGAAGCGCTGGTTATGAGCGACCATCAGCTTCTTCCCGTTTGCTTCGGCAGCGGTGATCATCGCCTGTGCTTCCTCGCTGGATACAGCCATCGGCTTTTCACAGAGGACATGCTTCTTCGCTTCCAGGGCAGCAATGGTTACAGGGGCATGCAGAGCATTCGGGAGGCAGACGCTGACTGCATCTATATCCGCCCGCTTCAACAGTTCTCTGTAATCGAAGAACGCCTCGGCGCCGTATGATTCTGCTACAGCCAGCGCCCGGTCGTTGATGACATCACAGACCGCAGCGATTTCTACATTCGGATTCTTTTTATATTCCGGCAGGTGGCGCTTTTGTGCAATACTGCCGCAGCCGATGACTCCAACTCTGATCTTATTCATGATTGATTCATCCTTTCACTCATTTGATAACTATCTTCACGGAGCGGCGACGGAGTCACCGTACTTGTAAGATCCACCTTCTTTCCGGAATCAGAAGAAGTATGGAAGGCATGCATCGCTTCCAGGACATGATAGGCAAGAGACCCATGCGTTCGGAACGGCGTCCCGTGCTTGATCGCCTCCGCCATATCGGCAAGACCGATTCCGCGGCTGTTCTCTGAATAGACCGATGGAACGGAGACTTCCTGCCAGACATCTTCCCCGCGTTTCTTATAGGAAACAGGGCCCCCGAACGTGTTCGGGTCCGGCACTTTCAAAGCCCCTTCTGTTCCGTAAAGCTCGATCAGCGAGCCTTCCGCCGGTGCTGCATCGAAGCTCATCGTTAAGGTAACGAGAGACCCACGCTCCATTTCGAGCACCCCGGAATAATGGGTCGGGGTATCGACGGAAAGCACCTTCCCCTGCTTCGGACCATTTACAATTGCACGTTCCGCGGGACTTGTCGTCGCGACAGCCATAATGGACTTAATCGGACCGAGCAGCTGGATAAGGGCAGTCAAATAGTAAGGTCCCATATCAAACAGCGGTCCTCCTCCTTTCTGGTAAAAGAACTCCGGATGGTGGTGCCAGCGTTCCGGACCAAGATTCATCATGAAAGCGAGGCCGGACAATGGAATACCGATCGCTCCTTTCTCCATAAGCCCCTGACAAGTCTGGAGGCCTGCACCTAGGAACGTATCCGGAGCGACACCCACCTTCAAATTCTGTTCTTCCGCAAAGGCGAGGATTTCCCTGCCGTCTTCCAATGTGACGGCAAGGGGCTTTTCGCTGTAAACGTGCTTCCCGTTTCGAAGCGCTCCCATCGTAATTTCCTTATGAACGAGCGGCGGTGTCAGATTGATGACGACGTCGACCGCTTCGTCCTCCAACAGCTCCGTTACCGTGAGGGCGCGCTCGACGCCGTAAGCCTCTGCTTTCTCACGAGCGCGGTCCAGATCGACATCGGCACAAGCGATGATATCGAAGCTCGCAAATTCCTGACTATTTTTCAAATAAATATCGCTGATCGTTCCACAACCGATTATTCCTGCGCGAATTGTCATTTCTTCCACCTCTTCTTTCTCTCTATTATTCTTTCACGGCCCCGCCGGCAAGTCCCTTCACGACTTTCTCCTGAGAGAATAAGTACACGATCAGGATGGGAAGACTGGCAAGGGTAAGGGCTGCCATCAAGCCTGGGACGTTGACGGAGAATTCTCCTTTAAAGTCTTGGAGACCAAGCGGGAGCGTCATGTTCTCGGGACTTGAGATCAGCACAAGGGCAAAGATGAACTCA
This sequence is a window from Bacillus sp. SB49. Protein-coding genes within it:
- a CDS encoding GNAT family N-acetyltransferase, yielding MKVKELVSKQEIIAAFPVMKQLRTHLTESAYLDLVTEAQRVDRYRLFAWMEDEKLVAVAGVKPMTTLYYGRFVWVCDLVTDEKHRSKGCGEKLLNAVHHWAVGEGYESVALSSGLQRKDAHRFYMDKMGYDQVSFVFKKTL
- a CDS encoding SDR family NAD(P)-dependent oxidoreductase: MERVWNSGKVIVTGAASGIGKAIVNHCLQEQTAVIACDIKEDALYDLKQSMGGKERLYTYRLDISKYEDVEKFFEYVTEEHPDTNGLVNNAGIYLAKNIMQYEPEEIDRVLDINIKGAVYFSKFFGKCLFESKRRGSIVNLSSVSALDGSTDAIYGLSKAALIGLTKSCAINYSPYIRVNAVAPTIVQTPMMSQIPAWRVEEYLASELIDTPVLPEDVADTVVFLLSEKARHYTGATFDLNNGGYLR
- a CDS encoding peptidyl-alpha-hydroxyglycine alpha-amidating lyase family protein, which codes for MKRYIIILVISICAVFLWWGMGNIEPIYKRSIEPKEAASFYDNEVLWPRTESDKQLAGEASGVAVNSKGDIYYLHRGSSSFGDKSLVEEPAVIVLDGKTKEVKERWGRNIFQSPHGIEIDSKDNVWITDILQNKVFQFNSSGEMIRTFGSDYPFYMESALRIRNVLPGFPTGMDAYTFARPTDVTVMDDGSFVVSDGYRNNRIVKFDKNGKLEWERNERGTKSGEFHLPHGITHDENGRIYVADRSNARVQVFAKDGNYIETWTQDELGRPFGIDAGSDGKIYIADGGNELYENGGKGSNQVVIMNQQGLILERFGEWGSGQGAMKIPHDITVLPNGDILVADLKNSRLVTFTPQQ
- a CDS encoding Gfo/Idh/MocA family protein, translated to MNKIRVGVIGCGSIAQKRHLPEYKKNPNVEIAAVCDVINDRALAVAESYGAEAFFDYRELLKRADIDAVSVCLPNALHAPVTIAALEAKKHVLCEKPMAVSSEEAQAMITAAEANGKKLMVAHNQRFVASHQKAKQMLEDGELGRIYSFRTTFGHGGPENWSIDGADSWFFDKEKAFVGAMGDLGVHKADLIRYLLGEVDEISAFVQTTAKENTEVDDNAVCILKMDSGIIGTLTASWSYVAGGDNATVLYGEKGVMELENDPDYSFRIRYKNGEVLNFELDKIQTNEEGGQTTTHVIDHFVDSILHDREPLITGEEGRKSLQVILSALEASETGKVVKVTGRVPVK
- a CDS encoding Gfo/Idh/MocA family protein codes for the protein MTIRAGIIGCGTISDIYLKNSQEFASFDIIACADVDLDRAREKAEAYGVERALTVTELLEDEAVDVVINLTPPLVHKEITMGALRNGKHVYSEKPLAVTLEDGREILAFAEEQNLKVGVAPDTFLGAGLQTCQGLMEKGAIGIPLSGLAFMMNLGPERWHHHPEFFYQKGGGPLFDMGPYYLTALIQLLGPIKSIMAVATTSPAERAIVNGPKQGKVLSVDTPTHYSGVLEMERGSLVTLTMSFDAAPAEGSLIELYGTEGALKVPDPNTFGGPVSYKKRGEDVWQEVSVPSVYSENSRGIGLADMAEAIKHGTPFRTHGSLAYHVLEAMHAFHTSSDSGKKVDLTSTVTPSPLREDSYQMSERMNQS